In the Ornithinimicrobium pratense genome, GCGGCTCCCCAGGTCACCGGCCCAACACGCAGTCCGAGTGGACCCCGCAGGTGGAGCGCTACTGCACCAACCGTCGCTGTGGGTAGGCGCGACCGGCGATCAGGGCACCGTTAAGGCAAGCCCTCGCCAACGCGGGGGAGCTGTTCCTGAGCACCTTCCACGAGTGATGGCATCCGGCCGAAGCGCGATCACGCCACTCGCGTCGCAGCAGCGGTCCTCTCGACCGGTGCCGCCCTCGGGGCCGGTCTGCGCCTCAGTCTCGGTGATGGGACTTTGACCCGCTCGTGCGGCTGCTGTCCCCGGATCCTGCGAGGAGCCGCTCGAGGAGACCGGCGAGCTGGGTTTGCTCCTGGGGTGTGAGCGGGGCGAGGAGCCGGCGCTCGTTCTCCAGGTGTCCTTCGACGACCTGCTCGACCAGGGCAAGTCCGTCCTTGGTGAGCGCGACGAGCACGTTGCGCCGATTGTGTGGATCGGTGCGTCGCCGCAGCAGGCCCTTGGTCTCCAGGCGGCTGAGCCGGTTGGTGATGGCCGCGGAGCTGACCATGGTGCTCTCCGCGAGCTCTCCCGGGGTGAGCGTGAACGGTGCCCCGGAGCGTCGCAGCGTCGCCAGGACGTCGAACTCGCCCGGCTGAAGGCCGTGTCCGGTGAAGTAGGCGCGGGTCGCACGGCCGGCCAGCTCGTTGGCCCGGGAGATCCGGCCCACGACACCCATCGGTGCAACGTCGAGGTCTGGGCGCACCTCGCGCCACTGCTGCAAGTAGTCACTGACCCGGTCCGCTCCCACCACCATCACCTTTCGATCTCGAACTATTTGACTTGTGAAGGTACCACGTCGTACCTTCGTTTGAGGTCGAAGCCTTTGACATCAAAAGATCGGTGGTACGGCATGGCAGCTCAGAGCTCGTGGGGCCTGGTGGCCTCGACGGCCTTCGCGCCGGCGGTGTGGGGCACGACCTATGTGGTCACGACCCTGTACCTGCCGCCGGAGCACCCGCTGTGGTCCGGTCTGCTGCGGGCACTCCCTGCTGGGCTGCTCGCGTTGACCATCGGCCGCTCGCTGCCGCGGGGTGCGTGGTGGTGGAAGGCGTTCGTGCTGGGTGCCTTGAACATCGGGGTGTTTTTCCCCCTACTGTTCCTGGCCGCCTACCTGCTACCCGGGGGCGTGGCAGCGATCTTCGGCGCGAGTACCCCGCTGATCGTCGCAGCACTCGCGCTTCCCCTGCTGCGCGAACGCCCTACCCGCTGGCGCCTGGCCTGGGGCGCGCTCGGGGTGCTGGGCGTAGCTCTGATGGTCCTGGGCCCGGACGCGGCACTCAGCCCCACGGGCGTGCTCGCCGGGATCGCCGCCACCTTGTGCATGGCACTGGGAACAGTACTGAGCAAGCGCTGGGGCAGACCCGTCGGGCCGGTGGCCTACGCCGGGTGGCAGCTCACCGCCGGCGGCCTGGTCATCGCCCCTGTCGCGGTCCTCCTCGAAGGACCGCCGCCGGCCCTCGACGTCAGTGCCGTAGCCGGCTACGCCTGGCTCGGCCTGGTGGGTGCAGCGCTGGCCTACACCCTGTGGTTTCGGGGTGTGGGCCAGATGCCAACCGGAGCGGTCGCGTTCCTGCCGCTGATCTCCCCGCTGGTCGCCACCGTCCTGGGATGGGCGGTCCTAGGCGAAGCGCTCACCCCACTCCAAGGCACCGGCTTTGTCCTCGCCCTGCTGGCTGTCGCCTGCGCGCAGCAAACCCCCTCACGCGTGACCAACCGCCGGCTCGCACCCAGGGAGAGTGTCGGATGAAGATCCTCATCATCGGAGCTACTGGCGATGCCGGCTCGCGCATCCTCGCCGAGGCGTTGCGGCGCCGGCACGACGTCATTGTCGCGGCTCGGCGCCCGCCCCAAGGCCGTACCGCCCCGCTGACGGCGGTTGAGTGATGTCACGAGCACGCTCGTCCTGCACGACGTGGCCCCCGGCTCCCGGGTCGGAGAGACCCCGTCGCGGGCGCGCCATCGACAACGCCCGCCACGGTTCTACGGGAGCGGGTACCGGTCGGGCGTGGCCAGTGCGAGATCGAGGAGCTGGGGGCCTTGGCGGGTGTCCACCCAGGCAGCGTCGTCGTTGTCCTCCAGTACCCAGGTGCCTTCCTCCCAGAGCATGTGGTCGATGGCAAGGGGCCACAGCTCACGTTCTCGCTGGGTCAGGGTGACATGCCGGAGGTAGGCGGTGGCGAAGCGTCCCCACTCGGTGGAGGTGAGCAGCCGCGCCGGGGCGGTGGGGCACTCGTTGTGGAACAGGACGAGCGCCAAGGCGAGGTCGAGGATTCGCGGTTCGACTCCACCGTTGTCCGGGTCGACCAGCACCGGCTCCGTGTCAACAAAGACTAGGTTGCTGGCCTTGTAGTCGCTGGTGACTCCTGCTCGGGGCAGTGGGGCGGCGTTGTCGGCGTCCCGGAGCCCGGGCAGCGCGGTCGTCCACCAGCGCTCTGCCAAAGCACGGACAGAGTTCGTCGCACTCTGCGCACGGTCTCCGGCGTGGCGCGCCAGGACTTCGCCCAGTGTCTCAAGGTCGCTGTCGACGTCCTCGCGGACGGTGTCAGGCCACTCGTAGGGGCGCAGGCCAGCCTCGAGTTGGGGCGTCAGGGATACGGCGTGAATGCGGCCCAAGAGGTCGCCAGCAGCCTCGATGTCACCGAGGGAACCGTTGTAGGGGCGGCCTTCAACGAAGGGGTACACCACCCACCATGATGTGTCGGCTTCTTCATCGGTGGCCGCCGGGGACACCTCGATCTGCTGGGGATTGGAAGTGTCAAGTTCCGTCGGAGTGACGACGGTGATTCCTGCGTCCGCCAGTGTGCGAGTCCAACTGGCCATGGCGTCGGCGCGTTGCTGGCTACTTGCGGTCCGCTTGACGACCACGGGAGTGCCGTCGTGCGTCAGAGCTTGGTGGACGTTCGCCCACGGAGACAGCGAGTTCTCATCGACAGAGCGAAGGTCGAAGCTGCGGCGGAGCTGGGCAGATGTCGGTGCGTTCACAAGACGACAGTCAACGGCAGCAATGGACGTCACGGCCAATCAATAAGAGCGCACAGCGAGGCGATGGGCCCGTAGGCCAGACATCTGCAGGCGATCTCGGCGCCGAGATACGCCGCGGGTCCTTCCAGCGTCGCCGCCGGCGGGGGTCCGAAGGTAGCCGTCCGGACTCCCCGACCCCTCGGCGCAGCGCCGGGGCCTGGGAGGCTCGCAGCACGGTGAGGACGCGGGAAGGGTGCCCTCATATAGATCAACGTATATGCATCATAGGAATGCCGCTTTTGTCGAGATGCAGCGAAGACTGCACGCCCGGTTCGGTGAACCTTGCACGATCAGGAACCGCGGCGGGGGTTGTGCAAAGTAGGACCGCGGGCGGCAAGGGCGCGTCCGGCGGCGTCTTGCATGGCAGTCGTTGATCTAGCGCGTCGTGAGCCTGAAGGAGATGAAACCTGGTTCGCGGTTGAGCCGATCAGAGGTGTGTGGGGATGACGTCTCCATCGTAGGGGTCGGTCGTGGCTCGATATGTGGTGTGCCACCAGACTTCTCCGTGGTCGGCTCGAAGCCTGTGAAGCCAGCCCGGGCTACAACAGCCTCCGAGGCGCGGTTGCCCGGTTTGATCCGAGCGAAGATGTGCCGAAAGCCGGCTCGCAGTGCAGCGTCACTCAGCGTGACCAGCGCCGCAGCTGCCCATCCACGACCACGGTGACGGGGATGGATTAGGTACGACACATCACTGGCGGCCTCCGCCGGGGCGAGGTCGTGCAGGTATGCGGACCCCACGACGGTGTCGGAGTCGGGCAGGGTCACCGCGTAGTGAAACGCGGTCCCCGCCGCGCGAGACCCAGCGGCTCGCCGCACGAACTTAGCCGCCCGGGCCGCGTCGTATGGTTGCGGAACGTCTATGTACTGCACGGACAACGGATCGCCATAGATCGCCGTCAACGCCGTGATGTCCTCCGCGCGCCACGGCCGCAACACCACGGTGCTCGCAATGATCACGGGTTCCGGCTCGATCCGCACGACTCCACCGTAGTAAGCAGTTGGCAACCCACACTCAACGACGCCCCGAAGCTTGAAGTGTGCAAGATCCTCCGCACACGGTCGAGCGATCTCCCCCGCAGCTGTCAAGATGCGGTGAACCTTGCACAATCCGCCCGCCTCCTTTGATAACCAGCTCCTTGTCGCAGGGCCGTGAAAAGTTGGGCAGCGCGCGACGCATGCGCCGTACGTCCCGAGCCCACGGTCAAGTCCCGGGTAGTGGTGTAGCGCTGCGCTCCTTGTGAAGTCTCAGGACTTCGTGGACGGTTCTGTCTCAGGACATCGTGGACAGTCGGTCTCATGACATCGTGGCCACTTCACCTGAGTGTTCGCTTTCTGTATGGACTTCAACCACGTGCCCGCGGACGTGCGGTGGGCGATCGCGAACTGGCCCGAGGACGCCGAGCGAGGCGCGGTGACGCTCTTCTGCGAACGGCACGAGATCAGCCGGGCGGTGTTCTACAAGATCCGCCGCCAGGCGCGCGAGTTAGGCCCGGTCGGGGCCTGCGAACCAGGCTCTCGGCGTCCGCACCACAGCCCGTCACGCACGGACGAGAGGGTGATCGAGCACGCTCTGGCGGTGCGGTCCTGGCTGGTCGAGCAGGGCCTTGATGCAGGCCCCCTCTCGGTGCGCGCGAGGATGCTCCGCCAAGGGTTGAACCCGCCCTCACGGGCGACCCTGGCCCGGGCGTTCGCTGCTGCCGGAGCCTCGAAGCCTGAGCCGCGCAAGCGGCCGCGGGCGGCGAACCGCCGGTTCGTTTATCCGGCGCCGAACTGCTGCTGGCAGATCGATGCGTTCGCATGGTCCCTCGCCGACGGCACGTCGATCGCGATCCATCAGGTCATCGACGACCACTCCCGCATGGCGCTCGGGTCCCTGGCCGCCGGCGGGGAGACGGCCAAGGCGGCCGTGCAGGTCGTCTCTACGGCTGTCCGGCGCTGGGGAGTCCCGCAACGGCTGCTCTCGGACAACGGGCTCGCGTTCAACCCCACCCGCCGCGGGTTCACCGGCAAGCTCGTGGACTACCTGACCGGCCTGGGAGTCAAGCCGATCACCGGCAAGCCAGACCGGCCCACGACGCAGGGCAAGAACGAGCGGTTCCACCAGACGCTGCAGAAGTGGCTCAACGCGAGACCGCCGGCCAAGACGATCACCGCACTACAGGCGCTGATCGATGAGTTCGACCAGTACTACAACCACGAGCGCGCCCACCAAGGGCTCGATGGCCTCACACCGGCTGAGGCATGGGCTGCCACTGCGCCTGCACCGGAACCGGCGGCCGAACCGCGCATGCCGCCGATCCCATCCTCGGCGAGCACGCCCACGTCTATCCGCAGCAGGGCAGCTCTGGCCCTGCACCCGGCTGAGGGGGACGCGACGTTGAAGGTCAAACAGAACGGGCAGATCAAGGTGCTCAGCTGCCTGCTCTATGTCGCCACCAGCCGTGCCGGGCAGCAGGTGCACGTCATCTGGAACCAGAGCACCGTCGAGATCTTCACCCACGACGGCGAGCACCTCATCGCCTAACCGCGCCCCGCGACCACCGGCATGTACTACGGGCCGCGCAGCGCCCGCCAGGGCACACCGATGAAGACTGCCGCACAGAACCCCTCAGCTGGCACCGTCGGCACCGCGCAGCGCACCGTCTCCAAAGGCGGGTACGTCGGCATTCTCGCCTGCAAGTTCTACGCCGGATACAAACGCCAAGGCGAGCAAGTGACGATCACCTGGGACGCCACCACCGTGGCCATCAGCGACCCGGCTGGAAAGACGATCGCCACCTACGACAAGCCGACCCGTCGCCGCGGCTGGCACGGCCCCACCGAGAGGCGATCGTCCACGAAGTCATGAGACACACCTGCGTCCACGATGTCCTGAGACACATCCGTGCACGATGAACTGAGACATCACATAGCGCTGCGCTCCTTCGATGATGGGGGTCAGGCGGTGAGTGCGGGTAGTTGGTCAGCTCCGATCTCTGGGTTGGTGGTGGGCACGATGTTGAGGCGGCAGCGGGCCAGGACCTCGAGTCCGAGGTAGCGGCGCCCTTCGGCCCATTCGTCGGTCTGCTCGGCAAGGACGGCGCCGACGAGGCGGACGATCGCGGCCCGGTTGGGGAAGATCCCGACGGCATCGGTACGGCGGCGGATCTCCTTGTTGAGACGCTCCGCAGGGTTGTTGGACCAGATCTGGGTCCACACGTCCTTTGGGAAGGCGGTGAAGGCCAGGATGTCCTCACGCGCTTCGCCGAGGTGCTCGGCCACGACGGGCAGCTTGTCGGTGACGTAGTCGATGAGCCGGTCGAACTGGGCGTGCACGGCGGGGGCGTCGGGCTGGTCGTACACCGAGTGCAGCATCGCCTTGACCGCTGGCCACATCGACTTCGGTGTCACGGACATCAGGTTGGCGGCGTAGTGGGTGCGGCAGCGTTGCCAGGACGTGCCGGGCAGGTTCGCCGCGATCGCCTCGACCAGCCCGGCGTGCGCGTCGGAGGTCACCAGCCGCACGCCGGACAGGCCGCGGGCGACGAGGTCGGCGAAGAACTCGTTCCACGCCGTGCCTGTCTCTGCCGTGGCCACGCGCATCCCGAGGACCTCGCGGTGCCCATCGCCGTTGACGCCGGTCGCGAGCAGGACGACGGCGTTGATGACGCGCCCGCCCTCGCGGACCTTCATCGTGAGCGCGTCGGCGGCCACGAACGTGAACGGGCCGGCTTCGCCGAGAGGGCGGTGGCGGAAGTCCTCGACGAGCTGGTCCAGGTCGGCGGCCATGCGGGAGACCTGGGACTTGGACAACGAGTCGATGCCGAGGGTCTTGACGAGCTTGTCCATCCGCCGGGTGGAGACCCCGGCGAGGTAGCAGTCAGCCACGACGGTGATCAGCGCGGACTCCGCGCGTTTGCGCCGCTCGAGGAGCCACTCGGGGAAGTAGGTACCCTTGCGCAGCTTGGGGACCGCGACATCCAGGGTCCCGACCCGGGTGTCCAGGGGCCGGTGCCGGTAGCCGTTGCGCTGGGCGAGGCGGTCGGGGCTCGTACGTCCGTACTCGGCGCCGACGACAGCATCGGCGTCCGCGGACAGCAGGGTGTTGATGATCGACTGCAGCAGGTGCCGCATCAGATCCGGGCTCGCCTCGGCCAGGGCTTCGCCGAGCAGGCCGGCAGGGTCGACAATGTGAGGTGCGGTCATCGTGTGACTCCGTTCGAGGGTGCTGTGAGAGGTTCACTCGAAGGATCACGCGGTGGCCGCGTCCTCGTCCGACGTACACGCCGAGGACGCTGTCGACGACCGCGCTACACCACTATGCGGGACTCAACTGAGCCCACAGCCCGGTCCTGCTCGGTGGGCGTCAATATTGGGTTGCCCCGGGCCGTGGTGGTCGCGAACTATCGGGTCCGTGACTGACGAGAACCAGGCCAACGAGTTCGACCACCCCTTATCCGCCGCAATCTACGACATGGCAGAGGGCTCGCGGGAGGACCTCGACCACTACGCCGCCATCGTTGAGGAACTCGGCGGCCGCTCGGTGGTCGACGTCGGCTGCGGCACTGGGGTGCTGGCGATCCTGCTGGCGGGCCGCGGGTATGCCGTCACCGGGGTGGACCCCGCCGGCGCCATGCTCGACGTGGCCCGTGCCAAGGCAGGTGCCGAGCAGGTCCGGTGGGTGCACGGGACCGCTGAAAGCCTGCCCGCACTCGTCCAGGACACGAGCTCCTCCGGCGGTCAGGAGACCAACCGACGCGGCGGGCATCAGACCGATCTGCCCGCCGACCTGGCCGTGATGACCGGCAACGTCGCCCAGGTCTTCCTCACCGACGAGGAATGGCTCGGCACGCTGCGTGCAATCCACGACGTGCTTGTCCCCGGCGGGCACCTGGTCTTCGAGACCCGCATCCCCCAGCGTCGCGCCTGGGAGGAGTGGGCGCGGTGGGGCTCCTCGGCCTACCACGTCGAGGGCGTGGGAGAGGTGCGGGACACCTTTGAGCTGGTCCGCGTGGAGGAGCCCTACGTCACCTTCCGCTCCGACAACACGCTGCCTGACGGCACGGTCGTGCCCAGCGAGTCGACGCTGGTCTTCCGGTCGATGACCGACCTGGAGCGGACCCTCGACGCGGCCGGCTTCACCATCCGGGACGTCCGCGACGCCCCGGACCGCCCGGACCGGGAGTGGGTCGTGCTCGCCCAGCGATCGTGACAGGCTGACCCTCGAATGTCCCGCTCGCAGCGGTGTGGACTGACCGCAACGGAGCTCTGGCGACGAACGATATCGAGAGAACTGAAAATTGGGTCAATGCATAGCGTGCCATTGACCCATAGAAGTGATGATCGACGTGATCCGGCGTTCACTGCGGCGCCCTGGTGCCTGTCCAGCGGGGCCAGTCGGTTGCTGCTCGCCCCCGACGTCGAGACCGCGATGTCTGCACGCGAGGGGCGGCACCCCGACGCCCTGCTGCGCGGAGGGGGACGAAGATCTGGCGGCTGGCCGAGTACCTGGCCAAGCTCGTAGCTGCCGGCCGTGACGTCCGGATCGACCCAGAGCCGTACCTGGACCGCGCCCGGCAGTCCGATGCCGCGCAGGCGTGCCTGGAGCGCGGGGGCGACCCACGATACCCAGGCGTGGACCCAGAGGACCTTGACCGCTGCCTGGACCTTGACGCCTTCGACCGGGCCCTGCGTGCCACCCCGAGTGACGACGACCTGCTCGTCGTGACCCCCTGCTGACGCCCGTGGTCAATTCGCTCGTCTTCCACCAAGCAGGTCAGAAGTTGCTGGCCATGTTGGTGAACTTGCTGTAGTGCCCCTGGAAGGCGACGACCACGGTGTCCGTCGGGCCGTTGCGGTGCTTGGCCACGATCACGTCGGCCTCGCCCTCCCGCGGGGATTCCCGCTCGTAGAGCGACTCGCGGTGCAGCAGGATCACGACGTCCGCGTCCTGCTCGATCGAACCACTTTCACGTAGGTCGCTCATCTGCGGCTTCTTGTCGGTGCGCTGCTCGGGACCACGGTTGAGCTGGGAGAGCGCGATAAGCGGCACCTCGAGCTCCTTGGCCAGGAGCTTGAGCGCACGGGAGAACTCGGCGACCTCCTGCTGGCGGGACTCGACCCGCTTGCCCGAGCTCATCAGCTGCAGGTAGTCGACGATGACCAACTTCAGCCCGTGCTGCTGCTTGAGCCGGCGGCACTTGGCCCGGATCTCCATCAGCGACATGTTCGGGGAGTCGTCGATGAAGAGGGGTGCGTCGGTGATCCGCCCCTGGGTCTCGGCCAGGCGGGTCCAGTCCCGATCGCGCATGGTGCCCTTGCGCATGTTCTGCAGCGGGATCTCCGACTCCGCCGAGAGCAGGCGCATGGTGATCTCGGTCCGGCTCATCTCCAGGCTGAAGACGACCGTCGGCATACCCGCCTTGATCGCCGCGGACCGGGCAATGTCCAGGGCGAAGGTCGAGTTGTGGGTGGGGATCATCGACCGGCCGGCCAGGTACAGGTGGTCGGCGTTCGACACCTGGATGCAGCGCACCGGCACCGTGGCCACCGGCCGCACCTCCACGATGCTCCACGTCTGCTCGTCGAGTCCGCCCGCGCCCTGACCGCGCGCCACGGTCACCTCCGCGCTGCCCTGCCAACGCTCCCGCACGACGCTGGTCGTGACGACCTGCGGCTCGCCGTCGATCGACACCTGCCACAGGTGCTCCTCGTCCGCGACGATGACCGAGCCGTCGGAGAACTCCACCTCGAAGCAGGGCCGGTCGAGCAGGACCTCGGTCGCCGCGACCACGGTCGTCGGCCGACCGTCGGCGCCGAGCACCTCCTCACCGACCGCGACCTCCCCCATCGTGGTCCAGCCCTGCGGGGTGGGCAGCGGGGTGTCCAGGGCGAGCGCCTTGCCGACAGCCGGCCTGGCCGCCACGATGACCATCTGGCCAGGGTGCAGCCCGTTGGTGAGCTCGTCCAGGTCGGTGAACCCGGTCGGCACACCGGTCATCTCCCCCGTGGAACCAGCGGCGTGCTCAATCTCGTCCATCGTGGGCTCGATGAGCTGACCCAGCGGGCGGTAGTCGTCGCCGCCCCGCGTCTCGGCGACGGCATACACCTCCGCCTGGGCGGCGTTGACGATCTCCTCCACGTCACCGCCCGCGTAGCCGCTCTGCACGATGCGCGTGCCGGCGTCGACCAGACGACGCAGCACGGCACGCTCGGCGACGATCTCGGCGTAGAAGGAGGCATTGGCCGCGGTGGGCACCGAGGCGATGAGCTGGTGCAGGTATGCCGTGCCGCCCACCCGCTGCAGGTCGCCCCGCTTGGTCAGCTCATCGCCCACGGTGATGGCGTCGACCGGCTCCCCCCGGGCGTAGAGGTCGACACAGGCGGCGAAGATCGTCTCGTGGGCGGGGCGGTAGAAGTCCTGGGCGCGGACAATCTCGGAGCACTCGGCGATGGCGTCCTTGGACAGCATCATCGAGCCGAGCGCGCTCTGCTCGGCGGCGACGTCCTGGGGCGGCAACCGGTCCTCGGGTCCCCCACCGGTGTCCGGAGGCCCGTAGACCTCCATCTCGCTCAGCGCCATGCGCCTCCCTCTCCATCCGATGACAGCCCCGATGACACCAGCGGCCACCGACAGACCCCGCCGGTGCGGGTCACGGCCGATCCCGCACGCGGGCGGTCGCCCCACCGTAAGCCGTCCCGTGAGGGAGCGCACCATCCTCCTGTGGACCGGGTGTGGACACAGGGTGGACGACGCGCAGGGGTGCCTGGGGACAGATGTGGACATCCCTGTGGACAAGCCAGCAACTTCCGCCCCATCACTGCCCTGACCTGCGCATTCATCACTCACAGCCTGTGGAGGAAAAGTTCTCCCGGGCGTGTCGGCCAAGGCCGGTGGGAAGACTTGCACCCTTGATCGACGTTTGGCACTCTAGAGGTGAGAGTGCTAATCGAGCACTCCACCAGCCCCAGGCTCAAGTGAACAAGGAGGACCAGATGATGAGCCGTTTCGACCCCTTCCGTGACATGGAGCGCTTGATGTCTGAGACGCTCCGCACCCCTGCCAGCTCGGCGATGCCGATGGACCTCTACCGCGCGGATGACTCCTTCGTCGCCAGGATCGACCTGCCGGGCGTGGACCCCGGCTCGATCGACGTCGACGTCGAGGAGCGCACCCTGACCATCCGGGCCGAGCGCCACGAGCAGGAGGACGTGGAGCAGTGGCTCTCGCACGAGCGCCCTTCCGGCACCTTTGCCCGCCAGCTCACCCTCGGTTACGGCGTGGCCCTGGACCGCATCGAGGCCGGCTACGAGGACGGCGTGCTGACGCTGACCATCCCGGTCGCCGAGGAGGCCAAGCCCCGCAAGATCCAGGTCGCGCACTCCGCCGGCGGCAACCGCCTGAACGGCACCAAGGACGTGCAGGGCGAGGTCACCTCGCGCAACGACCACGCGGAGACCGCGCAGGCCAGCTGACGCCGGCCGGACCGCCCCACCGGGCCCACCCCGGCCCGGTGGCAGAATCAGCCGGTGACCACCGACGACCAGAGATCTCCCGCGCCGACCCCGGCGCGGGAGATCTTGCGTCTGGCCATCCCGGCCTTCCTGGCGCTGGTCGCGGAGCCCCTCTTCCTCCTCGCCGACTCCGCGATCATCGGCCACCTGGGCACGGCTGCCCTGGCCGGCCTCGGGGTGGCCAGCGCGGTGCTGCTGACCGCGGTCAACCTGTTCATCTTCCTGGCCTACGGCACGACCGCAGTGGTCTCCCGCAAGCTCGGCGCCGGGGACCACCGCGGCGCCATCAGCGCCGGCATCGACGGGCTGTGGCTGGCGCTGCTGCTCGGCGCCCTGGCTGCGCTGGCCACGGCGGTCTGGGCCCAGCCCCTCCTCGAGCTCTTCGGAGCCAGCCCAGGGGTGACCAGCGAGGCAGTGACCTACCTGCGGTGGTCGGCGCTCGGCATACCGTGCATGCTCATCGTGCTCGCCGCGACCGGCGTGCTGCGCGGGCTGCAGGACACACGGACCCCGCTCATCGCCGCCGTGACCGGCTTTAGCGCCAACGCGGTGCTGTCCCTGGTGCTGGTGCACGTCGTCGGCTGGGGGATCGCCGGTGCGGCGATCGGCTCGGTGATCGCGCAGACCGGCATGGC is a window encoding:
- a CDS encoding MarR family winged helix-turn-helix transcriptional regulator, which encodes MGADRVSDYLQQWREVRPDLDVAPMGVVGRISRANELAGRATRAYFTGHGLQPGEFDVLATLRRSGAPFTLTPGELAESTMVSSAAITNRLSRLETKGLLRRRTDPHNRRNVLVALTKDGLALVEQVVEGHLENERRLLAPLTPQEQTQLAGLLERLLAGSGDSSRTSGSKSHHRD
- a CDS encoding EamA family transporter — protein: MAAQSSWGLVASTAFAPAVWGTTYVVTTLYLPPEHPLWSGLLRALPAGLLALTIGRSLPRGAWWWKAFVLGALNIGVFFPLLFLAAYLLPGGVAAIFGASTPLIVAALALPLLRERPTRWRLAWGALGVLGVALMVLGPDAALSPTGVLAGIAATLCMALGTVLSKRWGRPVGPVAYAGWQLTAGGLVIAPVAVLLEGPPPALDVSAVAGYAWLGLVGAALAYTLWFRGVGQMPTGAVAFLPLISPLVATVLGWAVLGEALTPLQGTGFVLALLAVACAQQTPSRVTNRRLAPRESVG
- a CDS encoding NAD-dependent epimerase/dehydratase family protein, which encodes MKILIIGATGDAGSRILAEALRRRHDVIVAARRPPQGRTAPLTAVE
- a CDS encoding phosphotransferase enzyme family protein, with the translated sequence MTSIAAVDCRLVNAPTSAQLRRSFDLRSVDENSLSPWANVHQALTHDGTPVVVKRTASSQQRADAMASWTRTLADAGITVVTPTELDTSNPQQIEVSPAATDEEADTSWWVVYPFVEGRPYNGSLGDIEAAGDLLGRIHAVSLTPQLEAGLRPYEWPDTVREDVDSDLETLGEVLARHAGDRAQSATNSVRALAERWWTTALPGLRDADNAAPLPRAGVTSDYKASNLVFVDTEPVLVDPDNGGVEPRILDLALALVLFHNECPTAPARLLTSTEWGRFATAYLRHVTLTQRERELWPLAIDHMLWEEGTWVLEDNDDAAWVDTRQGPQLLDLALATPDRYPLP
- a CDS encoding GNAT family N-acetyltransferase translates to MRIEPEPVIIASTVVLRPWRAEDITALTAIYGDPLSVQYIDVPQPYDAARAAKFVRRAAGSRAAGTAFHYAVTLPDSDTVVGSAYLHDLAPAEAASDVSYLIHPRHRGRGWAAAALVTLSDAALRAGFRHIFARIKPGNRASEAVVARAGFTGFEPTTEKSGGTPHIEPRPTPTMETSSPHTSDRLNREPGFISFRLTTR
- a CDS encoding integrase core domain-containing protein; amino-acid sequence: MDFNHVPADVRWAIANWPEDAERGAVTLFCERHEISRAVFYKIRRQARELGPVGACEPGSRRPHHSPSRTDERVIEHALAVRSWLVEQGLDAGPLSVRARMLRQGLNPPSRATLARAFAAAGASKPEPRKRPRAANRRFVYPAPNCCWQIDAFAWSLADGTSIAIHQVIDDHSRMALGSLAAGGETAKAAVQVVSTAVRRWGVPQRLLSDNGLAFNPTRRGFTGKLVDYLTGLGVKPITGKPDRPTTQGKNERFHQTLQKWLNARPPAKTITALQALIDEFDQYYNHERAHQGLDGLTPAEAWAATAPAPEPAAEPRMPPIPSSASTPTSIRSRAALALHPAEGDATLKVKQNGQIKVLSCLLYVATSRAGQQVHVIWNQSTVEIFTHDGEHLIA
- a CDS encoding IS256 family transposase → MTAPHIVDPAGLLGEALAEASPDLMRHLLQSIINTLLSADADAVVGAEYGRTSPDRLAQRNGYRHRPLDTRVGTLDVAVPKLRKGTYFPEWLLERRKRAESALITVVADCYLAGVSTRRMDKLVKTLGIDSLSKSQVSRMAADLDQLVEDFRHRPLGEAGPFTFVAADALTMKVREGGRVINAVVLLATGVNGDGHREVLGMRVATAETGTAWNEFFADLVARGLSGVRLVTSDAHAGLVEAIAANLPGTSWQRCRTHYAANLMSVTPKSMWPAVKAMLHSVYDQPDAPAVHAQFDRLIDYVTDKLPVVAEHLGEAREDILAFTAFPKDVWTQIWSNNPAERLNKEIRRRTDAVGIFPNRAAIVRLVGAVLAEQTDEWAEGRRYLGLEVLARCRLNIVPTTNPEIGADQLPALTA
- a CDS encoding class I SAM-dependent methyltransferase → MTDENQANEFDHPLSAAIYDMAEGSREDLDHYAAIVEELGGRSVVDVGCGTGVLAILLAGRGYAVTGVDPAGAMLDVARAKAGAEQVRWVHGTAESLPALVQDTSSSGGQETNRRGGHQTDLPADLAVMTGNVAQVFLTDEEWLGTLRAIHDVLVPGGHLVFETRIPQRRAWEEWARWGSSAYHVEGVGEVRDTFELVRVEEPYVTFRSDNTLPDGTVVPSESTLVFRSMTDLERTLDAAGFTIRDVRDAPDRPDREWVVLAQRS
- the dnaB gene encoding replicative DNA helicase, with translation MALSEMEVYGPPDTGGGPEDRLPPQDVAAEQSALGSMMLSKDAIAECSEIVRAQDFYRPAHETIFAACVDLYARGEPVDAITVGDELTKRGDLQRVGGTAYLHQLIASVPTAANASFYAEIVAERAVLRRLVDAGTRIVQSGYAGGDVEEIVNAAQAEVYAVAETRGGDDYRPLGQLIEPTMDEIEHAAGSTGEMTGVPTGFTDLDELTNGLHPGQMVIVAARPAVGKALALDTPLPTPQGWTTMGEVAVGEEVLGADGRPTTVVAATEVLLDRPCFEVEFSDGSVIVADEEHLWQVSIDGEPQVVTTSVVRERWQGSAEVTVARGQGAGGLDEQTWSIVEVRPVATVPVRCIQVSNADHLYLAGRSMIPTHNSTFALDIARSAAIKAGMPTVVFSLEMSRTEITMRLLSAESEIPLQNMRKGTMRDRDWTRLAETQGRITDAPLFIDDSPNMSLMEIRAKCRRLKQQHGLKLVIVDYLQLMSSGKRVESRQQEVAEFSRALKLLAKELEVPLIALSQLNRGPEQRTDKKPQMSDLRESGSIEQDADVVILLHRESLYERESPREGEADVIVAKHRNGPTDTVVVAFQGHYSKFTNMASNF
- a CDS encoding Hsp20/alpha crystallin family protein gives rise to the protein MMSRFDPFRDMERLMSETLRTPASSAMPMDLYRADDSFVARIDLPGVDPGSIDVDVEERTLTIRAERHEQEDVEQWLSHERPSGTFARQLTLGYGVALDRIEAGYEDGVLTLTIPVAEEAKPRKIQVAHSAGGNRLNGTKDVQGEVTSRNDHAETAQAS